One stretch of Limnothrix sp. FACHB-406 DNA includes these proteins:
- the ureA gene encoding urease subunit gamma, translating to MQLTPQEKDKLLIFTAALLAERRKNRGLKLNYPEAVAYLTAAILEGARDGKTVAELMAEGTTLLTRDEVMEGVAEMIHDVQVEATFPDGTKLVTVHDPIR from the coding sequence ATGCAACTCACGCCCCAAGAAAAGGACAAGCTGCTAATTTTCACCGCCGCGCTGCTGGCCGAGCGCCGCAAAAATCGCGGACTGAAGCTCAACTATCCGGAAGCCGTGGCCTATCTGACGGCGGCCATTTTGGAAGGGGCGCGAGACGGCAAAACCGTGGCGGAACTGATGGCGGAGGGGACAACGCTGCTCACCCGAGATGAGGTGATGGAAGGGGTCGCAGAGATGATCCACGATGTGCAGGTGGAGGCGACGTTTCCCGACGGCACGAAATTGGTGACCGTGCATGATCCCATTCGTTAA
- a CDS encoding Uma2 family endonuclease — protein sequence MTVSITPIATLAEFLDRPDLEDSPAWEYLDGRAVQKPMPKFRHSLLQKRLIRAINAVGDRYTAMPELRCTFGDHSIVPDVAVIAWERVALTDQGEPIDQFLAAPDWIIEILSPEQPTNRVMDKLLHSLQFGSQLAWLVDPQDRSVLTFLPDRQPLLHRRTVPLPCLPDLPLILTAEQIFGWLKVGSQPEKTS from the coding sequence ATGACGGTTTCGATCACCCCGATCGCCACCCTGGCGGAATTTCTCGATCGCCCCGATCTCGAAGATTCGCCCGCTTGGGAATATCTCGATGGCCGGGCAGTCCAAAAACCCATGCCCAAGTTTCGCCATTCTTTATTGCAAAAACGCCTGATTCGGGCGATCAACGCGGTGGGCGATCGCTACACAGCCATGCCGGAGTTGCGCTGTACCTTTGGCGATCACTCGATCGTTCCCGATGTGGCGGTGATTGCTTGGGAACGAGTGGCGCTGACGGATCAGGGTGAGCCGATCGATCAGTTCTTGGCGGCTCCAGATTGGATCATCGAAATTTTGTCGCCCGAACAGCCGACCAATCGAGTGATGGATAAGCTGCTGCACAGTTTGCAGTTTGGCAGCCAGTTGGCTTGGTTGGTTGATCCTCAGGATCGATCAGTCCTCACCTTTTTGCCCGATCGCCAACCGTTACTGCATCGGCGGACAGTTCCCTTGCCTTGCTTGCCGGACTTGCCCCTGATCCTGACGGCGGAGCAGATTTTCGGCTGGCTGAAAGTGGGTTCGCAACCGGAGAAAACATCGTGA
- a CDS encoding urease accessory protein UreD, giving the protein MIVASQPTPETDRTWHGSFALRFARSGDRTQVQAKTRSPLQFQRPFYPEGSAVCHAAMLHVAGGMVGGDRLSISLDLEPETAALVTTVSAAKIYGSRGRSLVDPAGRFAQQSVRVRVGEGAHLEWLPQETIIFDGALYEQRSRIDLAAGASWLGSEIVRLGRTAGGERYGCGEWRSRLEVWQGDRLVWLDPQRIDATDPATRDGSHGLAGCPIVGTLAWIGQEIPKELITEARSHLPTGDRVDCGITRLQTGLLCRYRGHSVSEARRWFWQVWDLVRRSQRDRPAIVSRFWPL; this is encoded by the coding sequence GTGATCGTCGCTTCCCAGCCAACGCCCGAAACCGATCGCACCTGGCATGGATCGTTCGCGTTGCGGTTTGCCCGATCGGGCGATCGCACCCAGGTTCAGGCCAAAACCCGATCGCCCCTGCAATTTCAGCGGCCCTTTTATCCCGAGGGGTCAGCGGTTTGCCACGCGGCGATGTTGCATGTGGCGGGGGGGATGGTCGGGGGCGATCGCCTATCGATCTCGTTGGACTTGGAACCGGAAACGGCGGCCCTGGTGACAACGGTGTCGGCGGCCAAGATCTATGGCAGTCGGGGGCGATCGCTGGTTGACCCGGCCGGGCGGTTTGCCCAGCAGTCGGTGCGGGTGCGGGTAGGTGAAGGGGCGCATCTGGAATGGTTGCCGCAAGAGACGATTATTTTTGATGGCGCGCTCTATGAGCAGCGATCGCGCATTGACTTGGCGGCCGGAGCCAGTTGGCTGGGGAGTGAGATTGTCCGGCTGGGGCGCACGGCCGGGGGTGAGCGCTACGGCTGCGGCGAGTGGCGATCGCGCCTGGAAGTGTGGCAGGGCGATCGGTTGGTGTGGCTCGATCCCCAACGAATTGACGCGACCGACCCGGCCACCCGCGACGGCTCCCATGGGCTGGCCGGTTGCCCGATCGTCGGGACACTGGCTTGGATTGGCCAGGAAATCCCGAAAGAGCTGATTACGGAAGCGCGATCGCACCTGCCCACAGGCGATCGGGTTGATTGCGGCATCACGCGGCTGCAAACGGGACTGCTTTGTCGCTATCGGGGCCATTCGGTCAGTGAGGCGCGGCGCTGGTTCTGGCAGGTGTGGGATTTGGTGCGCCGCAGCCAGCGCGATCGCCCGGCGATCGTCTCCCGGTTTTGGCCGCTATAG
- a CDS encoding polysaccharide deacetylase family protein, whose protein sequence is MKTEQQPNQPAGWSEPSEQGTPLKSGTNKPASIGQGVDHGRRRQNCRSHWTSWVQSLCVMVALLLLVAHGLWYGAVLPVAHSFPLFGVRRVLTTEPLVALTFDDGPQAPYTEQVLQVLDRFGVKATFFEIGQQIDREPALARSVVQRGHELGNHSYSHRNLILRWPGEIAAEILETDQRLRAAGAEGPIALRPPLGKRWFGLPYWLWRSGRTLAMWEVDSGDYDPANSVADLVQGVLQRVRPGSIVLFHDGSFKTRQPRDRTVAALGEIIPTLQARGYRLVTLGELLRSGKPSGGGPWESHPLEPGPNPAKP, encoded by the coding sequence GTGAAGACGGAGCAGCAGCCCAATCAGCCTGCCGGTTGGTCTGAACCATCGGAGCAGGGGACTCCTCTGAAATCCGGGACAAACAAACCGGCATCGATCGGGCAGGGGGTTGACCATGGGCGCAGGCGGCAAAATTGCCGATCCCACTGGACATCCTGGGTTCAATCCCTGTGCGTGATGGTGGCGCTGTTGCTGTTGGTGGCCCATGGGCTTTGGTATGGGGCAGTGCTGCCGGTGGCCCATAGTTTTCCTTTGTTTGGGGTGCGGCGGGTGCTCACCACGGAGCCGCTGGTGGCCCTGACCTTTGATGATGGGCCCCAAGCGCCCTACACGGAGCAGGTCTTGCAGGTGTTGGATCGCTTTGGGGTGAAGGCCACTTTCTTTGAAATTGGTCAGCAGATCGATCGGGAGCCGGCCTTAGCCCGATCGGTGGTGCAACGGGGCCATGAGTTGGGCAATCATTCCTACTCACACCGGAATTTGATCCTGCGTTGGCCGGGGGAAATTGCCGCTGAAATCCTCGAAACCGATCAACGACTGCGGGCGGCGGGGGCTGAGGGGCCGATCGCCCTGCGGCCGCCCTTGGGTAAGCGGTGGTTTGGTTTGCCCTACTGGCTATGGCGATCAGGGCGCACCTTGGCCATGTGGGAAGTGGATTCCGGTGACTATGACCCGGCCAATTCAGTGGCGGATTTGGTGCAAGGCGTGTTGCAGCGGGTGCGGCCTGGCTCCATTGTGCTGTTCCATGACGGTAGCTTCAAGACCCGTCAGCCCCGCGATCGCACCGTGGCGGCGCTGGGTGAAATTATTCCAACCCTCCAGGCTCGGGGCTATCGCCTGGTGACCTTGGGGGAACTGCTGCGATCGGGAAAACCCAGCGGTGGCGGCCCCTGGGAAAGCCATCCCCTGGAGCCAGGGCCAAACCCCGCAAAACCTTGA
- a CDS encoding class I SAM-dependent methyltransferase — protein sequence MADSVVSCFEQAQAAIAAGQVDRAGQLYLQVTDFLKPQEHRRWGELFQQAGQWDWAETLLRRLARQHPTMPEAWTDLGTLLISRDQLPEAQTCFAKAHRLRDWPESGDRGYWFSRDWFSNQLPNWVNWVQPLADRGPVQALEIGSFEGMSACWLLDRVLLNPEARLTCIEPEIRPTLRDNLDRTGRAPQVTLLSQLSWEALAQLPVDHYDLAYIDGCHAPWVAFRDAVMTWPLVKVGGLVVIDDYRYVGLPEDCPQFGVDLFMLLFTHCFEVVFSGYQLFLRKVRDWQPLTAPWQRAAEATTDPLLLDALAWALARSHQWDAAQQLCERAIGLAPQVAAPHLTLAEIWAQRQPEFSDQDLGHYGPLTRLLVQAFGHSSPGFALKTLPVGTGYDLEPLVAYLQALEKDTYWHDPIANLLTVLERQGKQQGMPQAMAAWLDRLHHPPAGGLALPHRPDLWRLIGDLAIGSNNATAAALAYRCALH from the coding sequence ATGGCGGATTCTGTTGTTTCTTGCTTTGAGCAGGCCCAAGCGGCGATCGCAGCGGGCCAGGTCGATCGCGCCGGTCAGTTATATTTGCAGGTCACCGACTTCCTAAAACCCCAAGAGCATCGTCGTTGGGGCGAACTGTTCCAACAGGCGGGCCAGTGGGATTGGGCGGAAACCCTGCTGCGTCGCCTCGCTCGACAGCACCCCACCATGCCCGAGGCCTGGACGGATTTGGGAACCCTGTTGATCAGTCGTGATCAGCTTCCGGAGGCGCAAACCTGCTTTGCCAAGGCCCATCGCCTGCGGGACTGGCCCGAAAGTGGCGATCGGGGCTATTGGTTTTCCCGAGACTGGTTTTCCAATCAATTGCCCAACTGGGTGAACTGGGTGCAGCCCTTGGCCGATCGGGGGCCGGTACAGGCTTTGGAAATTGGCAGCTTTGAAGGGATGTCTGCCTGCTGGTTGCTCGATCGCGTCCTGCTGAATCCGGAAGCAAGGCTCACCTGCATTGAACCGGAAATTCGTCCCACCCTGCGGGACAATCTCGATCGCACCGGTCGGGCCCCGCAGGTCACCCTTCTGTCTCAGCTCTCTTGGGAAGCCCTGGCCCAGCTACCGGTTGATCACTACGACCTGGCCTACATTGACGGTTGCCATGCACCTTGGGTGGCCTTCCGCGATGCCGTCATGACCTGGCCCCTGGTGAAGGTGGGTGGGCTGGTGGTGATTGATGACTATCGTTATGTGGGTTTGCCGGAGGATTGCCCACAATTCGGTGTGGATTTGTTTATGTTGCTGTTTACCCACTGTTTTGAGGTGGTTTTCAGCGGCTATCAGCTTTTTTTGCGCAAAGTTCGCGATTGGCAACCCCTCACAGCTCCCTGGCAACGGGCGGCCGAGGCCACAACGGATCCGCTGCTCTTGGATGCTCTGGCTTGGGCCTTGGCGCGATCGCACCAGTGGGATGCGGCTCAACAACTCTGTGAACGGGCGATCGGGCTGGCTCCCCAAGTGGCGGCTCCCCATCTCACCCTGGCGGAAATTTGGGCCCAACGCCAGCCGGAGTTTAGTGATCAAGACCTGGGGCACTACGGGCCCTTGACCCGATTGCTGGTACAGGCCTTTGGCCACAGTTCCCCTGGCTTTGCCCTCAAAACCTTGCCCGTCGGCACTGGCTACGATTTGGAACCCCTGGTGGCCTATCTGCAAGCCCTGGAAAAGGATACCTATTGGCATGACCCCATTGCGAATCTCTTGACAGTTTTGGAGCGACAGGGGAAACAACAGGGAATGCCGCAAGCCATGGCTGCTTGGCTCGATCGGCTGCATCATCCCCCGGCGGGCGGCTTGGCCTTGCCCCACCGCCCCGATCTTTGGCGCTTGATTGGTGACCTGGCGATCGGCTCCAACAATGCCACCGCCGCCGCATTGGCCTATCGGTGCGCTCTTCATTAG
- the ureC gene encoding urease subunit alpha, with the protein MPYRIDRRTYAETYGPTTGDRLRLADTELLIEIEQDLTIYGDEVKFGGGKTIRDGMGQSPITNSDGAMDTVITNAVILDWWGVIKADIGIKQGKIAAIGKAGNPYTQAGVDIIIGPGTEIIAGEGAIVTAGGIDTHIHFICPQQIETALAAGITTMIGGGTGPAAGTNATTCTPGPWHMARMLEAAEAFPMNLGFLGKGNSGQPAGLIEQVKAGVIGLKLHEDWGTTPAAIDTCLSVADEYDIQVAIHTDTLNEAGFVEATVAAFKGRTIHTFHTEGAGGGHAPDIIKVCGLPNVLPSSTNPTRPYTVNTIEEHLDMLMVCHHLDRAIPEDVAFAESRIRRETIAAEDILHDLGAIAMMSSDSQAMGRIGESIIRTWQTAHKMKVQRGSLPQDPARHDNTRAKRYIAKYTINPAIAHGIANHVGSIEPGKLADLCLWKPAFFGVKPELVIKGGAIAWAQMGDANASIPTPQPVHGRPMFASFGKAIQSTSLTFVSKAALKAGVPEKLGLQRQVVAVSGIRSIRKSDMKLNDAQPAIEVDPQTYEVFADGQLLTCEPAAVLPMAQRYFLF; encoded by the coding sequence GTGCCCTACAGAATCGATCGCCGCACCTACGCTGAAACCTATGGGCCCACCACGGGCGATCGCCTGCGATTGGCCGATACCGAATTGCTGATTGAAATCGAACAAGACTTGACGATTTATGGCGATGAAGTGAAATTTGGTGGCGGCAAAACGATTCGGGATGGCATGGGTCAATCGCCCATTACTAACAGCGACGGGGCGATGGATACGGTGATTACGAATGCCGTGATCCTCGATTGGTGGGGCGTAATTAAAGCCGACATTGGCATTAAGCAGGGCAAAATCGCGGCGATCGGGAAGGCCGGCAACCCCTACACCCAAGCGGGCGTGGACATCATCATTGGCCCCGGCACGGAAATCATTGCGGGCGAAGGGGCGATCGTCACGGCCGGCGGCATCGACACCCACATCCACTTCATCTGTCCCCAACAAATCGAAACGGCCCTGGCCGCTGGGATCACGACGATGATTGGCGGCGGCACGGGCCCCGCCGCCGGCACCAACGCCACCACCTGTACCCCCGGCCCCTGGCACATGGCGCGGATGCTAGAAGCGGCGGAAGCCTTTCCGATGAATTTGGGCTTTTTGGGCAAGGGCAACAGCGGCCAACCGGCGGGGCTGATTGAACAGGTGAAGGCCGGGGTGATCGGCCTGAAGCTGCATGAGGACTGGGGCACCACGCCCGCCGCGATCGACACCTGCCTCAGCGTCGCCGACGAGTACGACATTCAGGTGGCGATCCACACGGACACCCTGAACGAGGCGGGCTTTGTGGAAGCGACCGTGGCCGCCTTCAAGGGCCGCACGATCCACACCTTCCACACCGAGGGCGCGGGCGGCGGCCATGCCCCGGACATCATCAAGGTCTGTGGCTTGCCCAACGTGCTGCCCTCTTCGACGAACCCAACGCGGCCCTACACGGTGAACACGATCGAGGAGCACCTCGATATGCTGATGGTCTGCCACCACCTCGATCGGGCGATTCCCGAAGATGTGGCCTTCGCCGAGTCGCGGATTCGCCGGGAAACGATCGCCGCCGAAGACATCCTGCACGACCTGGGGGCGATCGCCATGATGTCGTCGGACTCCCAAGCCATGGGCCGAATTGGCGAAAGCATCATCCGCACCTGGCAAACGGCCCACAAAATGAAGGTACAGCGCGGCTCCCTGCCCCAAGACCCCGCCCGCCACGACAACACCCGCGCCAAACGCTACATCGCCAAATACACGATCAACCCGGCGATCGCCCACGGGATTGCCAACCATGTGGGGTCGATCGAACCGGGCAAACTGGCGGATCTCTGCCTCTGGAAACCGGCGTTCTTTGGGGTGAAGCCGGAGTTGGTGATCAAGGGTGGGGCGATCGCCTGGGCCCAAATGGGCGATGCCAACGCCAGCATTCCCACGCCGCAACCGGTGCATGGCCGTCCGATGTTTGCCAGCTTCGGCAAAGCAATCCAGAGCACCAGTCTCACTTTTGTTTCTAAAGCGGCTCTGAAGGCTGGGGTTCCCGAAAAACTCGGTCTCCAGCGGCAAGTGGTGGCCGTGTCGGGAATTCGATCGATCCGCAAATCCGACATGAAGCTAAACGATGCCCAACCAGCGATCGAGGTGGATCCGCAAACCTATGAAGTGTTTGCCGATGGGCAACTGCTGACCTGCGAACCGGCGGCGGTGCTGCCCATGGCCCAGCGATATTTCCTGTTCTAG
- the recA gene encoding recombinase RecA, with protein sequence MSKEKEKALGLVVQQIERSFGKGAIVRLGDAARMRVETIPSGALTLDLALGGGIPKGRVVEIYGPESSGKTTLALHAIAEVQRSGGIAAFVDAEHALDPVYAKALGVDIDNLLVSQPDTGEMGLEVVDQLVRSGAIDLVVVDSVAALVPRSEIEGEMGAAQVGSQARLMSHALRRITGNIGKSGCTVIFLNQLRQKIGVTYGSPETTTGGNALKFYASVRLDIRRIQTLKKGTEEFGIRAKVKVAKNKVAPPFRIAEFDIIFGEGISSIGCLVDLAESTGILVRKGAWYSYKGENISQGRDNAIQYLKENPAIAAEMELAVRQKLEEAGAITGGSTDELDEADLSEAF encoded by the coding sequence ATTAGCAAGGAAAAGGAAAAAGCCCTGGGGCTGGTGGTTCAGCAGATTGAACGCAGCTTTGGCAAAGGGGCGATCGTCCGGCTGGGAGATGCGGCCCGAATGCGGGTGGAAACCATTCCCAGCGGGGCCTTGACCTTGGATTTGGCCCTGGGCGGCGGCATTCCCAAGGGCCGTGTGGTGGAAATTTATGGCCCTGAAAGCTCCGGAAAAACGACCCTAGCACTCCATGCGATCGCGGAGGTACAGCGATCGGGCGGCATTGCGGCCTTTGTGGATGCAGAACATGCCTTGGATCCGGTTTATGCCAAGGCCCTTGGGGTGGATATTGATAATCTGCTGGTTTCCCAACCGGACACGGGGGAAATGGGGCTGGAAGTGGTGGATCAACTGGTGCGATCGGGCGCGATCGACCTGGTGGTGGTGGACTCGGTGGCCGCCTTGGTTCCCCGATCGGAAATTGAAGGAGAAATGGGCGCGGCCCAAGTGGGCAGCCAAGCCCGCCTCATGAGCCACGCCCTGCGGCGCATTACCGGCAACATCGGTAAATCGGGCTGCACGGTGATTTTCCTCAACCAATTGCGCCAAAAAATTGGAGTCACCTACGGCAGCCCGGAAACCACCACGGGCGGAAATGCCCTCAAGTTCTATGCGTCGGTGCGCTTGGACATTCGCCGCATTCAAACCCTGAAGAAGGGAACCGAAGAGTTTGGGATTCGGGCCAAGGTCAAAGTCGCCAAAAACAAAGTCGCGCCGCCGTTCCGGATCGCAGAATTTGACATCATCTTTGGCGAAGGCATCTCCTCGATCGGCTGCTTAGTGGACTTGGCTGAATCCACCGGAATTTTGGTGCGCAAGGGAGCTTGGTATAGCTACAAGGGCGAAAACATCAGCCAAGGGCGTGACAACGCTATTCAATATTTGAAGGAAAATCCGGCGATCGCGGCAGAAATGGAGTTGGCCGTGCGCCAAAAGCTGGAGGAAGCGGGGGCAATTACTGGGGGATCCACTGACGAGTTAGATGAAGCAGATCTGAGCGAAGCGTTCTAG
- a CDS encoding Npun_F0813 family protein gives MFILKRQDVDISNVRHPEKDQQIPILSYQGQTFTLLNVFSANQAEEARALWRDLTDNRGKACVLLEEPDRFSVWGKVRLDRLGVADAGAGDSGAAKSSYVLAGMLLLQAVYFDIEDLLGERQGAKFRQEIGEVFKRLQFPGLDNQAAVSNILEVNPFETALPPWQELQIVGLLQELHTLGKGYFGNTNFTSRAFDALQEMDAGERSEFMDWLGRSPAAKLWR, from the coding sequence ATGTTTATTCTGAAGCGGCAAGACGTGGATATTTCCAACGTCCGGCATCCCGAAAAAGATCAGCAAATTCCGATCCTGAGCTATCAGGGTCAAACATTCACGTTGCTGAATGTTTTTAGCGCAAATCAGGCGGAAGAGGCGCGGGCCTTGTGGCGAGATCTGACGGATAACCGAGGGAAAGCTTGCGTCCTGCTGGAAGAGCCGGATCGGTTCAGTGTGTGGGGCAAGGTGCGGCTCGATCGCCTGGGAGTCGCGGATGCTGGCGCAGGCGACAGCGGGGCGGCGAAGTCGTCCTATGTGCTGGCGGGGATGCTGCTGCTCCAGGCGGTGTACTTCGACATTGAAGATTTGCTGGGAGAACGCCAGGGCGCGAAGTTTCGCCAGGAAATTGGCGAGGTGTTCAAGCGGCTCCAGTTTCCAGGGCTGGACAACCAGGCGGCCGTGAGCAACATTTTGGAAGTGAACCCCTTTGAAACGGCCTTGCCGCCCTGGCAAGAATTGCAAATCGTGGGGTTGCTACAGGAACTGCACACGCTGGGTAAAGGCTATTTTGGCAATACCAATTTCACCAGCCGAGCGTTTGATGCGTTGCAGGAGATGGATGCGGGCGAGCGTTCGGAATTCATGGACTGGCTGGGGCGATCGCCTGCGGCCAAGCTCTGGCGCTAG
- a CDS encoding EndoU domain-containing protein: MTQPLNQPTIGKTASSSAYRKGRSRWSLVLAGIVALVLAVPEGQTAAPKLVNCDRLPHWSNFASSPQVNQPHIFCGEFSNGRPKGFHSRPGGTNPRTVARFQVTQPPNRRGIYGVRWSHGADPSREKFSTMFPDRCSQAQVLESIRYAARNQISCPGGAPDWAWCGYNRPGNRSASAQAAVAPVAQLMPAAPGTTALALPQDPSAVENSPIAQASRFCEANDGQRFVIAGAFVRGRNQINTAFPLR, encoded by the coding sequence ATGACTCAGCCGTTGAATCAGCCAACGATCGGGAAAACTGCCTCCTCCTCGGCTTACCGCAAAGGGCGATCGCGCTGGAGTCTGGTGCTGGCGGGAATTGTGGCCCTGGTGCTGGCGGTTCCCGAGGGCCAAACCGCGGCCCCCAAGCTGGTGAACTGCGATCGCCTGCCCCACTGGAGCAACTTTGCCAGCAGCCCCCAGGTGAACCAACCCCATATTTTTTGTGGTGAATTTAGCAACGGTCGGCCCAAGGGGTTCCATTCCCGACCGGGCGGCACTAATCCCCGCACGGTGGCCCGGTTTCAAGTGACCCAACCACCCAACCGGCGAGGGATCTATGGGGTGCGCTGGAGCCATGGGGCCGATCCCAGTCGGGAAAAGTTTTCCACGATGTTTCCCGATCGCTGCTCCCAAGCGCAGGTGTTGGAATCGATCCGCTATGCGGCTCGCAATCAAATTAGTTGCCCAGGGGGCGCGCCCGATTGGGCTTGGTGCGGTTATAACCGGCCTGGCAACCGATCGGCCTCGGCCCAAGCAGCGGTTGCGCCGGTTGCTCAACTGATGCCCGCTGCGCCTGGGACAACCGCCTTGGCACTCCCTCAAGATCCTTCGGCGGTGGAAAATTCCCCGATCGCTCAAGCCAGTCGGTTTTGCGAGGCCAACGATGGGCAGCGGTTTGTGATTGCAGGGGCATTTGTGCGGGGGCGCAATCAAATCAATACGGCTTTTCCCCTGCGCTAG
- a CDS encoding FAD-dependent oxidoreductase: protein MAEADVLVVGGGTGGTAAAIQAARCGVRVLLATEFSWLGGMLTAAGVCAPDGNELTALQTGLWGAFLQELAQRQPQGLDWGWVSFFTYEPAIGAQIFADWVAALPNLRWVSGVRPVSVQRSGDRVTGVTFDSGLQVTAQITIDGTELGDLLALGEVPYRWGWEWQDQWQEPTAPAGPTALTERFPVQAPTWVFYLQDFGPEAIAPEIPCPADYDPTRYQAAFAGYASAQRVLDYGQIAGDRFMINWPQAGNDYGDDLDRLVGTAADRAAALQAAYDRSLGFAHWLQQTLGRRYGLADHLFPDTGAFALYPYFRESRRLQGLATVTENQILPVVGGWGAALPRDPHSGASSAIAYGNYPNDHHYPGEVFPLAPKSLRWGGRWTGTAFALPYGCLVPQRVDGLLVCDKNISVSHMANGATRLQPVVLGLGQAAGAAAALCVQQHCQPRSLPVAAVQTALLHDPQAPAAVIPCFGLTPDRDDWRSQQQHWIAHPQAYEQLLTQEHPLNLIPPPEPSATLGFTGQFQRRGPQDYALETALTPEPISLVALHPWVNYHLGQLESGSSIVLRGRYNPSGPWIIVEDLPD from the coding sequence CCCGCTGTGGGGTGCGGGTGCTGTTGGCCACGGAGTTTTCCTGGTTGGGCGGAATGTTGACGGCAGCGGGGGTCTGTGCGCCGGATGGCAATGAATTGACGGCCTTGCAAACGGGTCTCTGGGGGGCATTTTTGCAGGAGTTGGCCCAGCGTCAACCCCAGGGGCTGGATTGGGGTTGGGTCAGCTTTTTCACCTATGAACCGGCGATCGGGGCGCAGATTTTTGCTGATTGGGTGGCGGCCCTGCCCAATTTGCGTTGGGTTTCCGGAGTGCGGCCGGTGTCGGTGCAGCGATCGGGCGATCGAGTCACTGGGGTTACCTTTGACTCGGGGTTACAGGTGACCGCCCAGATCACGATCGACGGCACGGAATTGGGAGATCTGCTGGCCCTGGGAGAGGTTCCCTATCGCTGGGGTTGGGAGTGGCAAGACCAATGGCAAGAACCCACGGCCCCGGCGGGGCCCACGGCCTTGACCGAACGATTTCCGGTGCAGGCTCCCACTTGGGTTTTTTATCTTCAGGATTTTGGCCCCGAAGCGATCGCCCCGGAAATTCCCTGCCCCGCTGACTATGACCCCACCCGCTACCAAGCGGCCTTTGCGGGCTATGCCAGTGCCCAGCGCGTGTTGGACTATGGGCAGATTGCGGGCGATCGGTTCATGATCAACTGGCCCCAGGCCGGCAATGACTATGGGGATGACCTCGATCGCCTGGTGGGGACAGCGGCTGATCGAGCAGCGGCCCTACAGGCTGCCTACGATCGTAGTTTGGGATTTGCCCATTGGTTACAACAAACCCTCGGACGGCGCTATGGCTTGGCCGATCATCTCTTTCCCGACACCGGAGCCTTTGCCCTATATCCCTACTTTCGGGAAAGCCGCCGCCTTCAGGGATTGGCAACGGTGACGGAAAACCAGATCTTGCCAGTGGTCGGAGGCTGGGGAGCGGCCCTGCCCCGAGATCCCCACAGTGGAGCCAGCAGCGCGATCGCCTATGGCAACTATCCCAATGATCACCACTACCCCGGGGAGGTCTTTCCCCTAGCGCCCAAATCACTTCGATGGGGTGGTCGTTGGACGGGGACGGCCTTTGCGCTGCCCTATGGCTGCCTGGTGCCGCAACGGGTCGATGGGCTGTTGGTTTGCGACAAAAATATTTCCGTGTCCCACATGGCCAACGGAGCCACGCGCCTCCAACCGGTGGTGTTGGGGCTGGGTCAAGCGGCGGGGGCGGCGGCGGCCCTTTGCGTTCAGCAGCATTGCCAACCCCGATCGCTGCCGGTGGCCGCTGTGCAAACGGCCTTGCTCCATGACCCACAGGCTCCGGCGGCGGTGATTCCCTGTTTTGGCCTCACGCCCGATCGCGATGATTGGCGATCGCAGCAGCAGCACTGGATTGCCCATCCCCAAGCCTACGAGCAACTGCTCACCCAGGAGCATCCCCTGAATCTGATTCCACCGCCGGAACCTTCAGCCACCTTGGGGTTCACCGGTCAGTTTCAGCGGCGCGGCCCCCAGGACTATGCCCTAGAAACGGCCTTGACCCCGGAGCCAATTTCTCTGGTGGCGCTCCATCCTTGGGTGAATTACCACCTTGGCCAACTGGAATCCGGTAGCTCGATCGTTCTGCGAGGGCGCTATAACCCCTCTGGCCCTTGGATCATTGTGGAGGATCTGCCGGATTAG
- a CDS encoding urease subunit beta, whose product MIPGELIVEPGEIELNVGRSPVTITVENRGDRPIQVGSHFHFFEVNEALVFDRAAARGTHLDIPSGTAVRFEPGDEKTVVLVPFAGTREIYGFNALVEGPLEGNQPSKKSKEKAEKKAEKKSRK is encoded by the coding sequence ATGATTCCCGGTGAATTAATTGTTGAACCTGGCGAGATTGAATTGAACGTGGGCCGATCGCCCGTGACAATCACGGTGGAAAACCGAGGCGATCGCCCAATTCAAGTTGGCTCCCATTTCCATTTTTTTGAAGTGAATGAAGCTCTTGTGTTCGATCGCGCGGCGGCTCGGGGAACCCATTTGGATATTCCCTCGGGAACGGCGGTGCGTTTTGAACCGGGTGATGAGAAAACGGTGGTGCTGGTTCCTTTTGCCGGAACTCGGGAAATCTATGGGTTTAATGCACTGGTAGAAGGGCCGCTGGAGGGCAATCAGCCCAGCAAGAAGTCAAAGGAAAAAGCTGAGAAGAAAGCCGAGAAAAAATCCCGAAAATAA